The following proteins come from a genomic window of Achromobacter sp. AONIH1:
- a CDS encoding ABC transporter substrate-binding protein: MSQKPNPFLRGYWNLKIVRTLCISYEDGSPHVWRNIHASQQHLSDEELVSSSCFVASDFAVVSNGREAVSAEVLAECDAGEGSSDEGVVGAVVYAIHGEDFDGRPVHVGDTYSAEAARETVQRLSFETGYFSRAWEISREHITIDTWHYLANLADLATPEAMLFIAFRVPYSPAIGVKLISTPWTDQNLEHAEGITAEQLRQEHRSKGMPDDLANILELAGQADVRILILDADAPALLGLPLAES; the protein is encoded by the coding sequence ATGTCTCAGAAACCTAATCCCTTTCTTCGCGGCTACTGGAATCTGAAAATCGTCCGCACGCTGTGCATCAGCTACGAGGACGGAAGCCCGCATGTCTGGCGCAACATCCACGCGAGCCAGCAACACCTCTCCGACGAGGAACTGGTTTCATCGTCCTGCTTCGTCGCCAGCGATTTCGCCGTGGTCAGCAATGGCCGCGAAGCCGTGAGCGCCGAGGTGCTTGCCGAATGCGATGCCGGTGAAGGCAGCAGCGACGAGGGCGTAGTCGGTGCCGTGGTCTATGCCATTCATGGCGAAGACTTCGACGGCCGCCCCGTCCATGTCGGTGATACCTATTCGGCCGAGGCCGCGCGGGAAACCGTGCAGCGCCTGAGTTTCGAGACCGGGTATTTCAGCCGGGCCTGGGAAATCAGCCGTGAGCACATCACGATCGATACCTGGCACTACCTCGCCAACCTGGCGGACCTCGCCACGCCGGAGGCCATGCTGTTCATCGCCTTCCGGGTGCCGTATAGCCCGGCGATCGGCGTCAAGCTGATCTCCACGCCCTGGACGGACCAGAACCTGGAGCACGCCGAGGGCATCACCGCCGAGCAGCTTCGGCAGGAGCACCGGAGCAAGGGCATGCCGGACGACCTGGCGAACATCCTTGAACTGGCTGGCCAGGCCGATGTGCGCATCCTCATCCTCGATGCCGATGCACCCGCGCTGCTGGGCCTGCCGCTGGCCGAGTCCTAG
- a CDS encoding uridylate kinase, which produces MFPDLISPAADFEHQLGACVNAMSQDDAIGQILLFERTHGTLHMRHIASAALVDTDIDDYEMVVFDGGNTSGDTWKHVFFPRQREHYFVYEA; this is translated from the coding sequence ATGTTCCCCGACCTCATCTCGCCCGCAGCCGATTTCGAGCACCAGCTTGGAGCCTGCGTCAACGCCATGAGCCAGGACGACGCCATCGGCCAGATCCTGCTATTCGAGCGCACGCACGGCACGCTGCACATGCGCCACATCGCCAGCGCCGCCCTAGTGGACACCGACATTGACGACTACGAAATGGTCGTCTTCGACGGTGGCAACACCAGCGGCGACACGTGGAAGCATGTCTTCTTCCCGCGTCAGCGCGAGCACTATTTCGTGTACGAAGCCTGA
- a CDS encoding GTPase translates to MDRSLIKSMMPSLVAGHVPRNVRSFKYRVFDDQPQSSTLGFAIDPQPFDGKVVAANDDAIVVKLKPSEFAVLDPHLVTTVPSEGAKVHVQPYARRRFDGLRADTPEVITEKTADGVPYTITRHILGSAPAKLPIPEPQCMELGQLIQQLEEMPAPDGFRRITHMLVDAGARDFTWVDPKPSKIIETPPAISFAVSTAKFEGQVTILYDRGGDTYVVELRRDGELVDRHDEVYFDMLGEVLERLIDDGHWRLIDVSVIDAKATRRRYG, encoded by the coding sequence ATGGACCGTTCCCTCATCAAATCCATGATGCCTTCGCTTGTCGCAGGCCATGTGCCCCGCAACGTGCGGTCGTTCAAGTACCGCGTGTTCGATGATCAGCCGCAGTCCTCGACGCTGGGCTTCGCCATAGACCCCCAGCCCTTCGACGGCAAGGTGGTCGCGGCCAACGATGACGCCATCGTCGTCAAGCTCAAGCCCAGCGAGTTCGCGGTGCTCGATCCCCACCTGGTGACCACCGTTCCCAGCGAAGGCGCCAAGGTGCATGTCCAACCGTATGCCCGCCGCCGCTTCGACGGCCTGCGCGCGGACACCCCGGAAGTGATCACCGAGAAGACCGCGGACGGTGTTCCCTACACCATCACCAGGCACATCCTCGGCTCCGCGCCTGCCAAGCTGCCCATCCCCGAGCCGCAGTGCATGGAACTGGGGCAGCTCATCCAGCAGTTGGAGGAAATGCCGGCTCCCGACGGGTTCCGGCGCATCACCCACATGCTGGTCGATGCGGGCGCTCGCGACTTCACCTGGGTCGATCCGAAGCCGTCCAAGATCATCGAGACGCCCCCGGCGATCAGCTTCGCGGTTTCGACCGCGAAGTTCGAGGGCCAGGTGACGATCCTCTACGACCGCGGCGGCGACACCTACGTGGTGGAGCTGCGCCGCGACGGCGAACTGGTCGATCGGCACGACGAGGTGTATTTCGACATGCTCGGTGAAGTGCTGGAGCGGCTTATCGACGACGGGCACTGGCGCCTGATCGACGTGAGCGTCATCGACGCCAAGGCAACCAGGCGGCGCTACGGCTGA
- a CDS encoding DUF3085 domain-containing protein, with amino-acid sequence MSLRFKGSDMRPVLAEAVANQCRVVLAKDQGVYFLAEQGERRPDGRVKLLAYAVGCNPDTDPFDDWWELARAELGGDDFGEFFDPKERVFARILHGTDDLMLSATTTHLSLEVMPSV; translated from the coding sequence ATGTCACTGCGATTCAAAGGTTCCGACATGCGCCCCGTGCTGGCCGAGGCCGTTGCCAACCAATGCCGCGTCGTCCTTGCCAAGGACCAGGGCGTGTACTTCCTCGCCGAGCAGGGAGAGCGCCGTCCCGATGGTCGCGTGAAGCTGCTGGCCTATGCCGTCGGCTGCAACCCGGATACCGACCCGTTTGACGACTGGTGGGAGCTGGCGCGCGCCGAGCTGGGTGGCGACGACTTCGGCGAATTCTTCGACCCGAAGGAACGCGTCTTCGCACGCATCCTGCACGGCACGGACGATCTGATGCTGTCCGCCACCACGACACACCTGTCGTTGGAGGTGATGCCATCGGTGTAG
- a CDS encoding PLP-dependent aminotransferase family protein yields the protein MPIARYKRLVDKFSAEIRSGQLPPGTRLPTHRKLAAKEKIALVTASRVYAELEEMGLAIGEAGRGTFVREIALPAGLGMDQQAIAADMVDLNFNYPTLQGQTELLRVALRQLANAGDLDAFLRCHPHGGRLHERAVFANYLALSGVVVAPEQVLVVNGAQHGLAVVVMALLQPGDVVAIDALTYPGFKALADQCRLDLAALPVSSLGPDLDELERLCKKRPVRALYSMPTIHNPLGWVQDIESRTRLVGLARKYDFILIEDAPYAFLESDPPAPLAALAPERCVHITALSKSVAAGLRVGLVASPENWIPRLERAIRATIWNTPAAMTALACAWLTDGTVDRLVAEKREDARIRQSLAAEALGDLNPVSHPASYFLWLPLAEDVRAESVAMSLLERRISVSTAEPFSVGQHVPHALRIALGSVDLATLKHALSIVREVVKFA from the coding sequence ATGCCAATTGCACGTTACAAGCGGTTAGTCGACAAGTTTTCTGCAGAGATTCGCTCGGGGCAGTTGCCGCCGGGTACACGCTTGCCTACACATCGGAAGTTGGCTGCAAAAGAGAAGATCGCGCTGGTAACCGCTAGCCGCGTCTACGCCGAGTTGGAGGAAATGGGGCTGGCCATAGGCGAAGCCGGGCGCGGTACCTTCGTGCGGGAGATCGCGCTCCCGGCGGGTCTCGGCATGGATCAGCAGGCGATCGCAGCGGACATGGTTGACCTGAACTTCAACTACCCCACCTTGCAGGGCCAAACAGAGCTACTACGTGTCGCACTGCGGCAACTGGCAAACGCTGGTGATTTGGACGCGTTTCTGCGTTGTCATCCGCATGGTGGCCGGCTGCACGAGCGAGCGGTCTTCGCGAACTATTTGGCGCTATCGGGCGTGGTGGTGGCACCAGAGCAGGTACTGGTGGTCAATGGTGCTCAGCATGGCCTGGCCGTGGTCGTTATGGCGTTGCTGCAGCCTGGCGATGTAGTGGCCATAGATGCGCTGACCTATCCAGGCTTCAAGGCTTTGGCAGACCAATGCAGACTGGATCTCGCCGCGCTCCCTGTTTCAAGCCTTGGGCCTGACTTGGACGAATTGGAGAGGTTGTGCAAGAAAAGACCGGTACGCGCGCTCTACTCGATGCCAACTATCCACAATCCCCTAGGATGGGTACAGGATATCGAAAGTCGCACACGTTTAGTGGGACTCGCTCGGAAATATGATTTTATCCTCATTGAGGATGCTCCCTACGCCTTCCTTGAGTCGGATCCACCTGCGCCGCTGGCGGCTTTGGCGCCCGAGCGATGTGTTCATATAACGGCCTTGTCCAAGAGTGTGGCGGCCGGCTTGCGCGTTGGCCTGGTGGCATCCCCAGAAAACTGGATTCCCCGACTCGAACGCGCAATCCGAGCAACGATCTGGAACACGCCTGCAGCGATGACTGCCCTGGCCTGCGCATGGTTGACAGATGGCACTGTGGACAGATTGGTTGCCGAAAAACGCGAGGATGCCAGGATTCGACAATCCTTGGCAGCAGAGGCACTCGGCGACTTGAATCCAGTCAGCCATCCCGCCTCGTACTTCCTGTGGCTGCCATTGGCCGAAGACGTTCGTGCCGAGTCGGTCGCCATGTCACTTCTCGAACGACGGATCTCGGTATCGACCGCCGAGCCATTCTCCGTGGGACAGCACGTTCCCCATGCTTTACGCATCGCATTGGGATCTGTTGACCTTGCCACACTGAAGCATGCTCTAAGCATTGTGCGGGAGGTCGTGAAATTTGCCTGA
- a CDS encoding DoxX family protein — MRERIGLALDSRGLWVTARIFLSTVFIFLGLTRLVDFRGGLLGMRAAGLEPAWLFNVATATVLTSGAALILLDRALWLGSAMLAAFSMLTILFAHQFGVFQRPGGVNAMYWSLTHLSLVGGLVATAIASRSRKRLQVALELYCGVSPR, encoded by the coding sequence ATGCGTGAACGCATCGGGCTTGCATTGGATAGCCGGGGGCTTTGGGTTACCGCCCGCATATTCTTGTCCACCGTGTTTATTTTCCTGGGGCTAACCAGACTGGTCGATTTTCGGGGCGGTCTACTCGGAATGCGAGCCGCCGGTTTGGAGCCTGCATGGCTCTTCAATGTCGCAACGGCCACAGTGCTGACCAGCGGTGCGGCACTGATACTCCTGGACAGGGCTCTTTGGTTGGGCTCCGCTATGTTGGCCGCGTTTTCGATGCTGACCATTCTGTTTGCGCATCAATTCGGCGTGTTCCAGCGCCCCGGGGGTGTCAATGCCATGTACTGGAGTTTGACGCATTTATCGCTTGTCGGTGGTCTGGTGGCGACGGCGATTGCAAGCCGCTCTAGGAAGCGATTGCAAGTCGCGCTTGAGCTTTACTGCGGCGTCTCACCGCGTTGA
- a CDS encoding ATP-dependent Clp protease proteolytic subunit: protein MFIVGNTDSQPVAQPGGASTFLEEKAFRARTVLVFGTVTDALASETVRKLLALDAESSAPITMIVSSPGGHLESGDAIHDVVRFVSSPVNMVGTGWVGSAATHLYLGAPRERRFCLPQTRFLIHQPSGGAGGPASDIAIQAKEIIKARERIAQVIARETGQPLERVLKDIERDLWMPAEEAVSYGLVSRIIQRRDELMAA from the coding sequence ATGTTTATTGTTGGCAATACAGACTCTCAACCAGTCGCCCAACCAGGAGGCGCCAGCACCTTTCTCGAAGAAAAAGCCTTTCGCGCACGCACGGTACTCGTGTTCGGGACCGTGACGGATGCGCTGGCCTCGGAGACCGTGCGCAAGCTCCTGGCACTGGACGCGGAGTCCAGTGCGCCAATCACCATGATCGTCTCCTCACCGGGAGGCCACCTCGAATCGGGCGATGCGATCCATGATGTCGTGCGCTTCGTTTCCTCGCCCGTCAACATGGTGGGCACGGGGTGGGTCGGCAGCGCGGCCACCCATCTCTACCTGGGGGCGCCACGCGAGCGGCGCTTCTGCCTGCCACAGACGCGTTTCCTGATCCACCAGCCGAGCGGCGGGGCCGGCGGACCCGCAAGCGACATCGCGATCCAGGCCAAGGAAATCATCAAGGCCCGGGAGCGCATTGCCCAGGTCATTGCCCGAGAGACCGGACAGCCCCTCGAACGCGTACTGAAGGACATCGAGCGCGACCTGTGGATGCCGGCCGAGGAAGCGGTTTCCTACGGGCTCGTGTCGCGCATCATCCAGCGCCGCGACGAACTCATGGCCGCGTGA
- a CDS encoding glutathione S-transferase family protein — MLKILGKRSSINVRKVLWTCAELGLPFQQEDWGSGFRDVTEDAFRALNPNAMVPVLIDGDFVLWESNTILRYLANRHGGAALYPQDAMARARVDQWLDWQASDLNRAWSYAFMALARRSPEHADPAEVQRSLEAWHRFMRVLDGRLVETGAYAAGDTFSLADIAIGLSVHRWYQTPFEHPRLEAVDGYYRRIGQRNAFITHCIGVP; from the coding sequence ATGCTCAAGATCCTCGGAAAGCGATCCTCCATCAACGTCCGCAAGGTCCTGTGGACATGTGCCGAGCTTGGCCTGCCGTTCCAGCAGGAAGACTGGGGCAGCGGCTTTCGTGACGTGACCGAGGACGCCTTCAGGGCGCTCAATCCGAACGCGATGGTGCCCGTGCTGATCGACGGCGATTTCGTGCTGTGGGAGTCGAACACGATCCTGCGCTACCTCGCCAATCGCCATGGCGGTGCAGCGCTGTACCCCCAGGACGCCATGGCGCGCGCCCGCGTCGACCAGTGGCTGGACTGGCAGGCGTCCGACCTCAACCGTGCGTGGAGCTACGCTTTCATGGCGCTGGCCAGACGCTCGCCGGAGCACGCGGATCCCGCCGAGGTTCAGCGGTCCCTGGAAGCCTGGCACCGGTTCATGCGTGTGCTGGACGGCCGGCTGGTGGAGACGGGTGCCTACGCCGCGGGCGACACGTTCAGCCTGGCGGACATCGCCATTGGGCTGTCCGTGCATCGCTGGTACCAGACGCCATTCGAACACCCTCGCCTGGAGGCAGTGGACGGCTACTACAGGCGCATCGGACAGCGCAATGCGTTCATCACGCATTGCATCGGCGTGCCGTGA
- a CDS encoding LysE family translocator, producing the protein MRPDLLLAFMTYAFVTSITPGPNNTMLLASGLNHGFVRSVPHILGISIGFAAMVFGVGAGLGRLFLAYPSLYTTLRVVGAVYLLWLAWQIATAQPLQETSAPGRPFGFWKAAAFQWVNPKAWIMAIGAIATYAPAEGGVLAVIVIAALYALVNAPSVAVWAAFGTTLRRWLMDRRHLRIFNIAMAILLVLSLYPLLSSQATQ; encoded by the coding sequence ATGCGACCAGACTTGCTCCTTGCCTTCATGACCTATGCGTTCGTGACTTCCATCACGCCGGGCCCCAACAACACCATGCTGCTCGCGTCGGGGCTCAACCATGGGTTTGTCCGCAGCGTGCCACACATCCTCGGCATCAGCATCGGCTTCGCGGCGATGGTGTTCGGCGTGGGGGCGGGGCTCGGACGCCTGTTCCTCGCCTATCCCTCCCTGTACACCACCCTGCGCGTGGTCGGTGCGGTCTACCTGCTCTGGCTCGCCTGGCAGATCGCCACGGCCCAGCCGCTGCAGGAGACCTCCGCGCCCGGCCGGCCATTCGGCTTCTGGAAGGCTGCCGCCTTCCAATGGGTCAATCCCAAGGCATGGATCATGGCCATCGGGGCCATTGCCACCTACGCACCCGCCGAGGGCGGCGTGCTGGCGGTGATCGTCATCGCCGCGCTCTATGCCCTCGTCAATGCGCCGAGCGTTGCCGTCTGGGCGGCCTTCGGCACGACGCTGCGTCGTTGGCTGATGGACAGGCGCCATTTGCGCATCTTCAACATCGCGATGGCCATCCTGCTCGTGCTGTCGTTGTATCCCCTGCTGTCCAGCCAGGCCACGCAATGA
- a CDS encoding alpha/beta fold hydrolase — translation MTRSPHASDLLLVHGAWHGDWCWERVAPLLAAAGRRVVTPTLSGLDGTPGRFGLSHHVDDILAHAGNLGSITLVGHSYAGFPACAAASRLGERIDHLVLLDAFLPVDGEKLLDHAPHLIDRYASAMAADPDWRIPPLPAAQFGISPADQAWVDMRLRGQPAQTYFESIRLQSPLSGCRKTYVRCSQAPGELLARSVSRARNDGWNYLELDAPHDAMISHPQALADLLLEM, via the coding sequence ATGACGCGATCCCCCCATGCGAGCGACCTTCTCCTCGTGCATGGCGCCTGGCACGGCGACTGGTGCTGGGAACGCGTGGCCCCACTGCTGGCTGCAGCGGGACGGCGCGTGGTGACACCGACGCTGAGCGGCCTGGATGGCACCCCGGGACGCTTCGGGCTGAGCCACCACGTCGACGACATCCTGGCCCATGCCGGGAACCTCGGATCGATCACGCTGGTCGGCCACAGCTATGCCGGATTCCCGGCTTGCGCCGCTGCATCACGCCTGGGAGAAAGGATCGACCATCTGGTGCTGCTCGACGCGTTCCTTCCCGTCGACGGAGAGAAGTTGCTCGATCACGCCCCTCATCTCATCGACCGCTACGCCAGTGCCATGGCCGCCGATCCTGACTGGCGGATCCCTCCCTTGCCCGCCGCGCAGTTCGGCATCTCCCCGGCCGACCAAGCATGGGTGGACATGCGGCTGAGGGGCCAACCCGCACAGACTTACTTTGAATCCATCCGCCTGCAAAGCCCGTTGTCCGGCTGCCGCAAGACCTATGTCCGTTGCAGCCAGGCGCCCGGTGAGCTTCTCGCACGCTCCGTCTCACGGGCCAGGAACGACGGCTGGAACTATCTGGAACTGGATGCCCCGCATGATGCGATGATCAGCCATCCGCAGGCCTTGGCCGATCTACTGCTGGAAATGTAA